In Candidatus Methylomirabilota bacterium, a genomic segment contains:
- a CDS encoding TfoX/Sxy family protein codes for MNTSEAFRDFVLDQLAELAPVACRRMFGGYGLYAGETFFAILSRNRLYFHTDAESRADYVAAGTGPFRPRAGKTLRNYYEVPVDVMEDADRLVAWARRALRSGRRT; via the coding sequence GTGAACACGTCGGAGGCCTTCCGCGACTTCGTGCTCGACCAGCTCGCCGAGCTCGCGCCGGTGGCGTGCCGGCGGATGTTCGGCGGCTACGGCCTCTACGCCGGCGAGACGTTCTTCGCGATCCTCTCCCGGAACCGGCTCTACTTCCACACCGACGCGGAGAGCCGCGCCGACTACGTCGCCGCGGGCACGGGCCCGTTCCGGCCGCGCGCCGGGAAGACCCTCCGGAACTACTACGAGGTGCCCGTCGACGTCATGGAGGACGCCGACCGGCTCGTTGCCTGGGCGCGCCGCGCCCTCAGAAGCGGACGCCGAACGTGA
- a CDS encoding altronate dehydratase family protein produces MATFDIRQKAVILKAEDDVAVAKAEIPAGTVLEDGGGRVEVRRDIKPGHKVARRAVGAGAPVRRYGQIIGFATEDIAVGDHVHTHNLGIGELQREYEFCTDVRPVDFYPPERVRSFDGFKRDDGRVGTRNYVAIISGVNCSASVSQFVKDKFRDVQRDFPNVDGVLAITHKSGCGTKLFGEDHLALQRALAGYAKHPNVAAYILIGLGCEVNQAAVMVERQRMATPGHPERKPFIVNIQEAGGVRKTVEHAAAEVRKLLPVVNEARRTKQPVSELVLATNCGGSDANSGMTANPALGWAVDELVRHGGTGVLAETPEIYGAEHLLIRRAINEGVAKKLIDRYKWWEWYCRGIEAMDNNPAPGNKAGGITTVFEKSLGGVTKGGTTPMMDVFLYGEPITTRGFVFMDTPGHDPVSITGLVAGGCNIICFTTGRGSVFGCKPVPSIKLATNSLMYRHMEEDMDINCGVILEGTPLETVGRRIFEEVIAVASGKRSKSELSGVGEEEFAPWIIGPVM; encoded by the coding sequence ATGGCGACGTTCGACATCAGGCAGAAAGCGGTGATCCTGAAAGCCGAGGACGACGTGGCGGTCGCCAAGGCCGAGATCCCGGCCGGCACGGTCCTCGAGGACGGCGGCGGCCGCGTCGAGGTCCGCCGGGACATCAAGCCGGGCCACAAGGTCGCGCGCAGAGCGGTGGGCGCGGGAGCGCCCGTGCGGCGCTACGGCCAGATCATCGGCTTCGCGACCGAGGACATCGCGGTCGGCGACCACGTCCACACGCACAACCTCGGCATCGGCGAGCTCCAGCGCGAGTACGAGTTCTGCACGGACGTCCGCCCGGTGGATTTCTACCCGCCCGAGCGGGTGCGCAGCTTCGACGGCTTCAAGCGCGACGACGGCCGCGTCGGCACGCGCAACTACGTCGCGATCATCTCGGGCGTCAACTGCTCGGCGAGCGTGTCGCAGTTCGTGAAGGACAAGTTCAGGGACGTGCAGCGCGACTTCCCGAACGTCGACGGCGTCCTCGCGATCACCCACAAGTCGGGCTGCGGCACCAAGCTCTTCGGCGAGGACCACCTGGCCCTCCAGCGCGCGCTCGCGGGCTACGCCAAGCACCCGAACGTCGCCGCCTACATCCTGATCGGCCTCGGCTGCGAGGTGAACCAGGCCGCCGTCATGGTCGAGCGCCAGCGGATGGCGACGCCCGGACACCCGGAGCGCAAGCCCTTCATCGTCAACATCCAGGAGGCGGGCGGGGTCCGGAAGACCGTCGAGCACGCGGCGGCCGAAGTCAGGAAGCTCCTGCCGGTGGTGAACGAGGCGAGGCGGACGAAGCAGCCGGTCTCGGAGCTCGTGCTGGCGACGAACTGCGGCGGCTCCGACGCTAACTCCGGCATGACGGCGAACCCAGCGCTCGGTTGGGCGGTCGACGAGCTGGTGCGCCACGGCGGCACCGGCGTCCTCGCCGAGACGCCCGAGATCTACGGCGCCGAGCACCTCCTGATCCGGCGCGCGATCAACGAGGGCGTCGCGAAGAAGCTCATCGACCGCTACAAGTGGTGGGAGTGGTACTGCCGCGGCATCGAGGCCATGGACAACAACCCGGCGCCCGGCAACAAGGCGGGCGGCATCACGACCGTGTTCGAGAAGTCGCTGGGCGGCGTCACCAAGGGCGGGACGACGCCGATGATGGACGTCTTCCTCTACGGTGAGCCGATCACGACGCGCGGCTTCGTCTTCATGGACACCCCGGGCCACGATCCCGTCTCGATCACCGGGCTCGTCGCCGGCGGCTGCAACATCATCTGCTTCACGACCGGGCGCGGCTCGGTCTTCGGCTGCAAGCCGGTGCCGTCCATCAAGCTCGCGACCAACTCGCTCATGTACCGCCACATGGAAGAGGACATGGACATCAACTGCGGCGTCATCCTCGAGGGCACGCCGCTCGAGACGGTCGGCCGCCGGATCTTTGAGGAAGTGATCGCGGTCGCCTCGGGTAAGCGCTCGAAGAGCGAGCTCTCGGGGGTGGGCGAGGAGGAGTTCGCGCCCTGGATCATCGGCCCGGTGATGTAG
- a CDS encoding cation diffusion facilitator family transporter: MAHADRPTAAAGSRGRLTVTLVLTVAFFLVEAAGGLWTGSLALLADAGHMLTDAAGLGLALFAIWAAARPPTPEKTYGYYRAEILAALVNALVLLAVAGGILVEAYRRFLAPPEVAAGPMLAIAALGFVVNGACAWLLREAAGGSLNVRAAYLDVLVDALSSLAVMAAAAVVLLTGWRLADPLASAAIALVIVPRTWALLRQAVNVLLEGTPAHLDLAEIEAAMRRVLGVRRVHDLHVWTLTSGREAMSAHVVVGDVGESDRLLRELHEVLHARFGIDHTTIQLETEPPAVLRIQAPGSV; encoded by the coding sequence ATGGCCCACGCCGACCGTCCGACGGCCGCCGCCGGCTCCCGCGGCCGGCTGACCGTGACGCTCGTCCTGACGGTGGCCTTCTTCCTCGTCGAGGCGGCCGGTGGCCTCTGGACCGGGAGTCTCGCGCTCCTGGCCGACGCGGGCCACATGCTCACCGACGCCGCGGGGCTCGGGTTGGCGCTCTTCGCCATCTGGGCCGCCGCGCGGCCGCCGACGCCCGAGAAGACCTACGGCTACTACCGCGCCGAGATCCTCGCGGCCCTCGTGAACGCGCTCGTCCTGCTCGCCGTCGCCGGCGGGATCCTCGTCGAGGCGTACCGCCGCTTCCTGGCGCCGCCCGAGGTGGCGGCCGGCCCGATGCTCGCGATCGCCGCGCTCGGCTTCGTGGTGAACGGCGCGTGCGCGTGGCTCCTGCGCGAGGCCGCGGGTGGAAGCCTCAACGTGCGGGCGGCGTACCTCGACGTGCTCGTGGACGCGCTCAGCTCGCTCGCGGTCATGGCCGCCGCCGCGGTCGTGCTGCTGACGGGCTGGCGGCTCGCCGACCCGCTCGCCAGCGCGGCGATCGCGCTCGTGATCGTGCCGCGGACCTGGGCGCTCCTCCGCCAGGCCGTGAACGTGCTCCTCGAGGGGACGCCGGCCCACCTCGACCTCGCCGAGATCGAGGCGGCGATGCGGCGCGTGCTCGGCGTCCGGCGCGTCCACGACCTCCACGTCTGGACGCTGACCTCCGGCCGCGAGGCGATGAGCGCCCACGTGGTGGTCGGCGACGTCGGCGAGAGCGACCGGCTGCTGCGAGAGCTCCACGAGGTCCTGCACGCGCGCTTCGGCATCGACCACACGACCATCCAGCTCGAGACCGAGCCGCCCGCGGTCCTGCGCATCCAAGCGCCCGGTTCGGTCTAG
- a CDS encoding alpha/beta fold hydrolase — translation MHTDRTLALHGQTFHYTEWGTPAAPALIMLHGITGHARAWDDEARALAGRFRVFALDQRGHGDSDPAPDGDYTVATMAGDLAAFADALELQRFSLVGLSMGGRVAIAFAGRWPQRVDSLVVVDIGPDIAPEGRLRVGKIMAGTPERFESVEEAVAFARAANPRYTEAMLRHRVLHGTRRVDGGLVWKYDRALREAVRTGRWRDPIDLWPLWRAITCPVLVVRGADSDVLAPETAKKMLGTNPRARLVEVPGAGHTVPGDQPEAFRRLLAEFLGA, via the coding sequence ATGCACACCGACCGCACGCTCGCCCTGCACGGCCAGACCTTTCACTACACGGAGTGGGGCACGCCCGCGGCGCCCGCGCTCATCATGCTCCACGGCATCACCGGCCACGCGCGCGCCTGGGACGACGAGGCCCGGGCGCTCGCCGGCCGTTTCCGCGTCTTCGCACTCGATCAGCGCGGCCACGGCGACTCCGACCCGGCGCCCGACGGCGACTACACGGTCGCGACGATGGCGGGGGACCTCGCGGCGTTCGCCGACGCACTCGAGCTCCAGCGCTTCTCGCTCGTCGGGCTCTCGATGGGCGGCCGCGTGGCCATCGCGTTCGCCGGGCGGTGGCCGCAGCGGGTGGACAGCCTGGTGGTCGTGGACATCGGGCCGGACATCGCTCCGGAGGGGCGCCTGCGCGTGGGGAAGATCATGGCCGGGACGCCGGAGCGCTTCGAGAGCGTCGAGGAGGCGGTGGCGTTCGCGCGCGCGGCCAACCCGCGCTACACGGAGGCGATGCTGCGCCACCGCGTGCTCCACGGCACGCGACGAGTGGACGGCGGCCTCGTCTGGAAGTACGACCGTGCGCTGCGCGAGGCCGTGCGCACGGGCCGCTGGCGCGATCCGATCGACCTCTGGCCGCTCTGGCGGGCCATCACCTGCCCGGTGCTGGTGGTGCGGGGCGCCGACTCCGACGTACTCGCCCCCGAGACCGCGAAAAAAATGCTCGGGACGAACCCGCGCGCGCGGCTCGTCGAGGTCCCGGGGGCCGGCCACACCGTCCCGGGCGATCAGCCCGAGGCGTTCCGCCGGCTCCTCGCCGAGTTCCTCGGCGCCTGA